A single window of Streptomyces xanthii DNA harbors:
- a CDS encoding cobalt-precorrin-5B (C(1))-methyltransferase, whose product MSESAGPGEPKGGRGAQLKHTGLRPGWTTGACATAATTAAYTALLTGEFPDPVTITLPKGQTPAFALAVEERGTDGSATAGVVKDAGDDPDVTHGALVRSTVRELPAGSGVVFRAGPGVGTVTRPGLPLAVGEPAINPVPREMMRTHVAEVAARHGGSGDVEITISIDNGAEIARSTWNPRLGILGGLSVLGTTGIVVPYSCSAWIDSIRRGVDVARAAGRTHVAGCTGSTSEKTVIREYALPEDALLDMGDFAGAVLKYVRRHPVDRLTICGGFAKLSKLAAGHLDLHSARSQVDKPFLASLAARGGASPELAEQIAEANTGLAALQLCDAAGVPLGDLVAAEARDQALSVLRGAPVTVDVICIDRAGNVVGRSALRGPGQS is encoded by the coding sequence ATGTCTGAATCGGCCGGCCCGGGTGAGCCGAAGGGCGGGCGCGGGGCCCAACTCAAGCACACCGGTCTGCGGCCCGGCTGGACGACCGGGGCCTGTGCGACGGCCGCGACGACCGCCGCGTACACGGCGCTGCTGACCGGCGAGTTCCCCGACCCGGTGACGATCACGCTGCCCAAGGGGCAGACGCCGGCGTTCGCGCTCGCGGTGGAGGAGCGGGGCACCGACGGCAGTGCGACGGCGGGGGTCGTGAAGGACGCGGGCGACGACCCGGACGTCACGCACGGGGCACTGGTGCGGTCGACGGTGCGGGAGCTTCCGGCCGGTTCCGGGGTGGTGTTCCGGGCCGGACCCGGCGTCGGCACGGTGACCCGCCCCGGGCTCCCCCTGGCCGTCGGCGAACCGGCGATCAACCCGGTCCCCCGCGAGATGATGCGCACGCACGTCGCCGAGGTCGCGGCCCGGCACGGCGGTTCCGGGGACGTCGAGATCACGATCTCCATCGACAACGGCGCGGAGATCGCCCGCTCCACGTGGAACCCGCGCCTGGGCATCCTCGGCGGCCTCTCCGTCCTCGGCACCACCGGCATCGTCGTCCCGTACTCGTGCTCGGCGTGGATCGACTCGATCCGGCGCGGGGTCGACGTGGCGCGGGCAGCGGGCCGTACGCACGTCGCCGGCTGCACGGGCTCCACGTCCGAGAAGACGGTGATCCGCGAGTACGCCCTCCCCGAGGACGCGCTGCTCGACATGGGCGACTTCGCGGGCGCCGTCCTGAAGTACGTCCGCCGCCATCCCGTGGACCGCCTCACCATCTGCGGCGGCTTCGCCAAGCTCTCCAAGCTGGCGGCGGGCCACCTCGACCTCCACTCGGCCCGCTCCCAGGTCGACAAGCCGTTCCTCGCCTCGCTGGCGGCCCGGGGCGGCGCGTCCCCGGAACTGGCGGAACAGATCGCGGAGGCCAACACGGGCCTCGCGGCACTCCAGTTGTGCGACGCGGCGGGCGTCCCGCTGGGCGACCTCGTCGCGGCGGAGGCCCGCGACCAGGCCCTCTCCGTCCTGCGCGGGGCCCCGGTGACGGTGGACGTGATCTGCATCGACCGCGCGGGGAACGTGGTGGGGCGCAGTGCTTTGCGGGGGCCTGGTCAGTCCTGA
- a CDS encoding ArsR/SmtB family transcription factor — MPEQPTPPPHSSNPSEPVPGHKVRTLDARSLRGLAHPLRMHLLQSLRADGPATASQLAERLGESSGATSYHLRQLAAHGFVEDDPERGKGRERWWRAAIQGIRVDETLMTDPDPAVRGAADVYLHTVADRHTSELSTFIATRHTLSEEWIAASDMSDYTLRLTPEKSRELGERLNQVVEEYWRASQGEDDPRAEQVRLHTHLFPTDVTAEPPGEDPTP, encoded by the coding sequence ATGCCCGAGCAGCCCACCCCACCCCCGCACTCCTCGAACCCGTCCGAGCCGGTCCCCGGCCACAAGGTCCGCACCCTTGACGCCCGTTCGCTCCGCGGCCTGGCGCATCCCCTGCGGATGCACCTGCTGCAGTCGCTGCGGGCGGACGGGCCGGCCACTGCGTCCCAACTCGCCGAGCGTCTGGGCGAGTCGAGCGGCGCGACGAGCTACCACCTGCGCCAGCTCGCCGCGCACGGCTTCGTCGAGGACGACCCGGAGCGCGGCAAGGGACGCGAGCGCTGGTGGCGGGCCGCGATCCAGGGCATCCGTGTCGACGAGACCCTGATGACCGATCCGGACCCGGCGGTCCGCGGCGCCGCGGACGTCTATCTGCACACCGTCGCCGACCGCCACACCAGTGAGTTGTCGACCTTCATCGCCACCCGGCACACCCTCTCCGAGGAATGGATCGCCGCCTCGGACATGAGCGACTACACCCTCCGCCTGACCCCGGAGAAGAGCCGCGAACTCGGCGAGCGGCTCAACCAGGTCGTCGAGGAGTACTGGCGGGCGAGTCAGGGCGAAGACGATCCCCGCGCCGAGCAAGTCCGTCTGCACACGCACCTGTTCCCCACCGACGTCACCGCCGAGCCGCCCGGAGAGGACCCCACGCCATGA
- a CDS encoding cobalt-precorrin-6A reductase yields the protein MHVLVLGGTTEARELAGALHPLPGLRVTSSLAGRVAAPRLPAGEVRIGGFGGPEGMARWIRESAVDAVIDATHPFAETISFNAAEAAATAHVPLLALRRPGWVPGAGDDWREVGSLAEAARAVAGAGRVFLTTGRMGLAAFAGVDDAHFLVRSVDAPEPPFPPHMEVLLDRGPFTLEGERKLLARHRIDVLVTKDSGAAATAPKLAAAREAGIPVVVVRRPPTPDGVPVAASVAEAADWLQTRSAGAVSG from the coding sequence ATGCACGTACTCGTTCTCGGTGGGACGACGGAGGCCCGTGAACTGGCCGGGGCCCTGCACCCCCTGCCCGGGCTCCGCGTCACCAGCTCGCTCGCGGGCCGCGTCGCCGCGCCCCGGCTGCCCGCCGGTGAGGTGCGGATCGGCGGCTTCGGCGGTCCGGAGGGCATGGCCCGGTGGATCCGCGAGAGCGCCGTGGACGCGGTCATCGACGCCACCCATCCCTTCGCCGAGACGATCAGCTTCAACGCGGCCGAGGCGGCCGCCACCGCCCATGTTCCCCTGCTCGCCCTGCGCCGGCCCGGCTGGGTGCCGGGCGCGGGCGACGACTGGCGGGAGGTCGGCTCCCTGGCCGAGGCGGCGCGGGCGGTCGCGGGCGCCGGGCGGGTCTTCCTCACCACGGGCCGGATGGGTCTCGCCGCGTTCGCCGGGGTCGACGACGCCCACTTCCTCGTACGGTCCGTGGACGCGCCCGAGCCGCCGTTCCCGCCGCACATGGAGGTGCTGCTCGACCGGGGCCCGTTCACCCTCGAAGGCGAGCGGAAGCTGCTGGCCCGGCACCGCATCGACGTCCTCGTCACCAAGGACAGCGGCGCCGCCGCCACCGCCCCCAAGCTGGCCGCCGCCCGCGAGGCCGGCATCCCGGTCGTCGTCGTGCGCCGCCCGCCGACCCCGGACGGGGTGCCGGTGGCGGCCTCGGTCGCCGAGGCCGCCGACTGGCTTCAGACGCGGTCCGCCGGCGCCGTCTCCGGGTAG
- the cbiE gene encoding precorrin-6y C5,15-methyltransferase (decarboxylating) subunit CbiE, translated as MTAPIHPPVTVVGIGADGWPGLPETSRAALLDAESVLGGARQLALLPDSCTAERVPWPTPLRPAVPGLLAERAGRRIAVLASGDPMFYGIGRTLTETVGAAALRILPHPSSVAYACARLGRPVEDTEVVTLVGRPADRLAAALHDGRHVLVLSAGADTPAQVAALLTDRGFGPSRMTVLEQLGGEAESAHEGVAESWDHAPGDPLNVIAISCVRAPGALRLGAVPGLPDEAYEHDGQLTKRHVRAATLAALAPAPGETLWDIGGGSGSIAVEWLRTHPSCRAYSVERHPERAARIERNAARLGVPALTVVHGAAPAALAELPSPHAVFIGGGLTVPGLLDACWEALAPGGRLVANTVTLESEALLTQWYRRHGGDLTKLSVAHAVPVGGFTGWRQSMPVTQWSVVRNENRVEER; from the coding sequence ATGACTGCGCCGATACACCCCCCGGTGACGGTCGTCGGGATCGGGGCCGACGGCTGGCCCGGACTGCCCGAGACCTCGCGCGCGGCCCTGCTCGACGCGGAGAGCGTCCTCGGCGGCGCCCGCCAGCTCGCCCTGCTGCCCGACTCCTGCACCGCCGAGCGTGTCCCGTGGCCCACGCCGCTGCGGCCCGCCGTGCCCGGACTGCTCGCGGAGCGCGCCGGACGCCGGATCGCCGTCCTGGCCAGCGGCGACCCCATGTTCTACGGCATCGGCCGCACCCTCACCGAGACCGTCGGCGCGGCCGCGCTGCGGATCCTGCCGCACCCCTCGTCCGTCGCGTACGCGTGCGCGCGGCTCGGCCGGCCCGTCGAGGACACCGAGGTCGTCACGCTGGTCGGCCGCCCCGCGGACCGGCTCGCCGCCGCGCTGCACGACGGCCGTCACGTCCTCGTCCTGTCGGCCGGCGCCGACACCCCGGCCCAGGTGGCGGCCCTGCTCACCGACCGCGGGTTCGGGCCCAGCCGCATGACGGTCCTGGAACAGCTCGGCGGCGAGGCGGAGTCGGCGCACGAAGGCGTGGCGGAGTCCTGGGACCACGCCCCCGGCGACCCCCTGAACGTCATCGCGATCAGCTGCGTCCGCGCGCCCGGGGCCCTGCGCCTCGGCGCCGTCCCCGGACTGCCCGACGAGGCGTACGAGCACGACGGCCAGCTCACCAAGCGCCACGTCCGCGCCGCGACGCTCGCCGCGCTCGCCCCCGCGCCCGGCGAGACGCTGTGGGACATCGGCGGCGGCTCGGGCTCGATCGCCGTCGAATGGCTGCGCACGCATCCGTCGTGCCGCGCGTACTCGGTGGAACGGCACCCGGAGCGGGCGGCCCGCATCGAGCGCAACGCGGCGCGGCTCGGCGTGCCGGCCCTGACGGTCGTCCACGGCGCGGCGCCCGCCGCCCTGGCCGAACTCCCGTCCCCCCACGCGGTGTTCATCGGCGGAGGCCTCACCGTCCCAGGCCTCCTGGACGCCTGCTGGGAGGCGCTGGCCCCCGGCGGCCGTCTGGTGGCCAACACGGTCACCCTGGAATCCGAAGCCCTGCTGACGCAGTGGTACCGCCGTCACGGCGGCGACCTGACGAAGCTCTCGGTCGCGCACGCGGTGCCGGTCGGCGGGTTCACGGGTTGGCGCCAGTCGATGCCGGTGACGCAGTGGTCCGTGGTCCGTAACGAGAACCGAGTTGAGGAACGATGA
- a CDS encoding HAD family hydrolase, producing MDESRAGGAGRCVLFDVDGTLIDALANQRLVWRTWAERYGLDPDEVYRVALRTRPLETFAQVAPGRDPRACLAALHELEDEDVRTGVYTAFDGASELLDALRPGSWALVTSNYEHRVRGRFARTGLPVPEVVVDAAAVEEGKPSPVPYLLAAERLGVQPKDCLVVEDAPSGVRSGLRAGMTVWGVNTPAPVDGVHRHFGTLREAAADILAFASAAESAGVD from the coding sequence ATGGATGAATCCCGAGCGGGCGGTGCCGGCAGGTGCGTGCTGTTCGATGTCGACGGCACGTTGATCGACGCCCTGGCCAATCAGCGGCTGGTCTGGCGTACATGGGCGGAGCGGTACGGGCTCGACCCCGACGAGGTCTACCGGGTGGCGCTGCGGACGCGGCCGCTGGAGACGTTCGCGCAGGTCGCTCCGGGCCGCGATCCCCGGGCGTGCCTCGCCGCCCTGCACGAACTGGAGGACGAGGACGTCCGCACCGGCGTCTACACGGCCTTCGACGGCGCCTCGGAACTGCTGGACGCCCTGCGCCCCGGCTCCTGGGCGCTCGTGACGTCGAACTACGAGCACCGGGTGCGGGGACGGTTCGCGCGGACGGGACTGCCCGTTCCCGAGGTCGTGGTCGACGCGGCCGCCGTGGAGGAGGGCAAGCCGTCACCCGTGCCGTATCTGCTCGCCGCCGAGCGGCTCGGTGTTCAGCCGAAGGACTGCCTGGTCGTCGAGGACGCCCCGTCCGGCGTGCGGTCGGGGCTGCGGGCCGGGATGACGGTGTGGGGCGTCAACACCCCGGCGCCGGTGGACGGCGTGCACCGCCACTTCGGCACCCTGCGCGAGGCGGCCGCCGACATCCTCGCCTTCGCGTCGGCGGCCGAGTCGGCCGGCGTCGACTGA
- a CDS encoding precorrin-2 C(20)-methyltransferase, with protein sequence MSDTNSPSTAGKLYGVGLGPGDPELMTVAAVRAIAGADVIAYHCARHGRSIARSIAAEHIREGQIEERLMYPLTVETTDHPGGYRGALDDFYAEAAATLAAHLDAGRTVAVLAEGDPFFYGSYQHMHKRLADRYETTVIPGVTSISAAAARLGEPLCEDKETLTVIPGTLPEDELNARLAAADSAVVMKLGRTFTKVRSAVENAGRLDDARYVERAFMAGERTGRLADIDPESVPYFSVAVLPSRIEAAPVEDPAPERGEVVVVGTGPAGAPWLTPESRGALANADDLVGYTTYLARVPHRPGQTRHGSDNKVESERAEFALDLARRGRRVAVVSGGDPGVFAMATAVLEVAAQDAYADVPVRVLPGVTAANAAAAKAGAPLGHDYATISLSDRLKPWEVIAERLRTAAAADLVLALYNPGSRSRTWQVGKARELLLELRLPDTPVVLARDVGGPEESVRVVKLADLDPSVVDMRTLLIVGSSQTQATVRGDGRTIAWTPRRYPETAPADRV encoded by the coding sequence ATGAGCGACACCAACTCCCCTTCCACCGCAGGCAAGTTGTACGGGGTCGGGCTCGGGCCCGGCGACCCGGAGCTGATGACGGTCGCGGCGGTCCGCGCGATCGCCGGCGCCGATGTCATCGCGTACCACTGCGCGCGCCACGGCCGCTCCATCGCGCGCTCGATCGCCGCGGAGCACATCCGTGAGGGCCAGATCGAGGAGCGGCTGATGTACCCGCTCACGGTCGAGACCACGGACCATCCGGGCGGCTACCGGGGCGCGCTGGACGACTTCTACGCGGAGGCCGCGGCGACGCTCGCCGCGCACCTGGACGCGGGCCGCACGGTCGCGGTCCTCGCCGAGGGCGACCCGTTCTTCTACGGCTCGTACCAGCACATGCACAAGCGCCTCGCGGACCGGTACGAGACCACGGTCATTCCCGGTGTGACGTCCATCAGCGCGGCGGCCGCCCGGCTCGGCGAACCGCTGTGCGAGGACAAGGAGACGCTCACCGTCATCCCGGGCACGCTCCCGGAGGACGAGCTGAACGCCCGGCTCGCGGCGGCCGATTCGGCGGTCGTGATGAAGCTGGGCCGGACCTTCACCAAGGTGCGCTCGGCGGTGGAGAACGCGGGCCGGCTCGACGACGCGCGGTACGTGGAGCGGGCGTTCATGGCGGGCGAGCGCACGGGCCGCCTCGCGGACATCGACCCGGAGTCGGTGCCGTACTTCTCGGTGGCCGTGCTGCCGTCGCGGATCGAGGCCGCACCGGTCGAGGACCCGGCGCCGGAGCGCGGCGAGGTCGTCGTCGTCGGCACCGGTCCCGCGGGCGCGCCGTGGCTGACGCCCGAGTCGCGCGGCGCCCTCGCCAACGCCGACGACCTGGTCGGCTACACGACGTACCTGGCGCGGGTGCCGCACCGGCCGGGGCAGACGCGGCACGGTTCGGACAACAAGGTGGAGTCGGAGCGCGCCGAGTTCGCGCTCGACCTGGCCCGGCGCGGGCGCCGCGTCGCGGTCGTGTCGGGCGGTGACCCGGGCGTCTTCGCCATGGCGACGGCGGTCCTGGAGGTCGCGGCGCAGGACGCGTACGCGGACGTGCCGGTGCGGGTGCTGCCCGGGGTGACCGCCGCGAACGCCGCCGCCGCGAAGGCGGGCGCCCCGCTCGGCCACGACTACGCGACGATCTCCCTCTCGGACCGGCTCAAGCCGTGGGAGGTCATCGCGGAGCGGCTGCGCACGGCGGCGGCGGCCGATCTGGTCCTGGCGCTGTACAACCCCGGCTCGCGCAGCCGCACCTGGCAGGTCGGCAAGGCCCGCGAGCTGCTGCTCGAACTGCGGCTGCCGGACACCCCGGTGGTCCTCGCCCGGGACGTGGGCGGCCCGGAGGAGTCGGTGCGCGTGGTGAAGCTCGCCGACCTCGACCCGTCCGTGGTCGACATGCGCACCCTGCTCATCGTCGGCTCGTCGCAGACGCAGGCGACGGTGCGCGGGGACGGCCGCACGATCGCGTGGACGCCGCGCCGCTACCCGGAGACGGCGCCGGCGGACCGCGTCTGA
- a CDS encoding MerR family transcriptional regulator — MGFARLRTVDVARATGYSVQQVRDLERLGVLPPAAREGNGYRVYTDTHVRALHAYRGLAEAVGPVEARRLLARLWTVSLEESAATVDALHAGLARERDEVLAAERALELVEAEVHRAGFEGEVEAVDSMTITELAQALGVRPSALRFWEEQGLVVPERVTSQRARRYGPVAIGAARVVVALRGAGHPIPAVRDIVAALDRVEGRAGARRALDDRRRALAVRSVALLRASAHLVAVIEGAATQD; from the coding sequence GTGGGGTTCGCGCGCCTGCGGACCGTCGACGTCGCCCGCGCCACCGGGTACTCCGTGCAGCAGGTCCGGGACCTGGAACGGCTGGGCGTGCTCCCGCCGGCGGCCCGCGAGGGCAACGGCTACCGCGTCTACACGGACACGCATGTACGGGCCCTGCACGCCTACCGCGGCCTGGCCGAGGCCGTCGGGCCCGTCGAGGCGCGGCGGCTGCTCGCGCGGCTGTGGACCGTGTCTTTGGAGGAGTCGGCCGCGACCGTGGACGCGCTGCACGCGGGGCTCGCGCGGGAGCGGGACGAGGTGCTGGCCGCCGAGCGGGCGCTGGAGCTCGTGGAGGCCGAAGTCCACAGAGCCGGTTTCGAAGGCGAGGTGGAGGCGGTCGATTCCATGACCATCACCGAGCTCGCCCAGGCGCTCGGGGTGCGGCCCTCCGCCCTGCGCTTCTGGGAGGAGCAAGGGCTCGTCGTGCCCGAGCGGGTCACCTCACAGCGGGCCCGGCGCTACGGTCCCGTCGCGATCGGCGCCGCCCGCGTCGTCGTCGCGTTGCGCGGCGCAGGGCACCCGATCCCCGCGGTGCGGGACATCGTCGCCGCCCTGGACCGCGTCGAGGGCCGGGCCGGGGCCCGCCGCGCGCTGGACGACCGGCGCCGCGCCCTCGCCGTACGTTCGGTCGCGCTGCTCCGGGCGAGTGCGCACCTCGTGGCGGTGATCGAGGGCGCCGCCACTCAGGACTGA
- a CDS encoding bleomycin resistance protein, with protein MPRTPLTGRVAPVMPGRDLTATASFYAGLGFSVAGHHPDDGYLILVRDTVELHFFHAPETDPLAGAHAAYLRLDGGARTVDALYEEWRKAGPPADPYATPRLVEPDDTVYGMREFALVDPDGNLLRIGADLEPAAL; from the coding sequence ATGCCCCGCACCCCGCTGACCGGCCGCGTCGCACCGGTCATGCCCGGACGTGACCTGACGGCGACCGCCTCGTTCTACGCCGGCCTCGGGTTCTCCGTCGCCGGGCACCACCCCGACGACGGCTATCTGATCCTCGTACGGGACACCGTCGAACTGCACTTCTTCCACGCCCCGGAGACCGACCCGCTGGCCGGTGCGCACGCCGCGTACCTGCGGCTGGACGGCGGGGCGCGGACGGTGGACGCGCTGTACGAGGAGTGGCGGAAGGCGGGCCCGCCGGCGGACCCGTACGCGACGCCGCGGCTCGTCGAACCGGACGACACGGTGTACGGGATGCGGGAGTTCGCCCTGGTGGATCCGGACGGGAACCTGCTGCGGATCGGTGCGGACCTGGAGCCGGCGGCGCTCTGA
- a CDS encoding cobalamin biosynthesis protein CobG, which produces MSPAPIPLGPGTSGTSRGDACPGALRLHAADDGFLARVRVPGGVLTAVRARALADAAGRLGDGVLHLTSRGNVQLRGLRDGCGGELAEVLGEAGLLPSPLHERVRNVVASPLSGLDGAGFVDVRPWLTGLDSALCASSVTPGLSGRFLFALDDGRGDVSSLGPDVLLRGLPDGGSAQLVVADAEFVVRYEDAARAAVIAAESFLAAASEVTGRRVWRVAELGAPLAELISRDLMAAGLRMSTPGGSAPAPAPQSPPDFVRGDPEGLDEVTRRSWGARSATSGARGTARPATTHASPGDEPTTTNGAAPLIATAPFGSFTPDQWAALTDLAWRLPQRELRMTPWRTVVVPGAGPADRPALAAAGLITDPTSPEARLGACIGTPGCAKSRTDVRRDAEPRHPTLPTYWSGCERRCGHPAGPYLDVTALPDGTYRTTEERAEPRV; this is translated from the coding sequence ATGTCCCCCGCCCCCATACCCCTCGGTCCCGGTACGTCCGGTACGTCCCGGGGTGACGCCTGCCCCGGCGCGCTGCGGCTGCACGCCGCCGACGACGGATTCCTCGCGCGGGTCCGGGTGCCGGGCGGGGTGCTCACCGCGGTGCGGGCGCGGGCGCTCGCGGACGCGGCGGGGCGGCTCGGGGACGGGGTGCTGCACCTCACCTCGCGCGGGAACGTGCAGCTGCGGGGGTTGCGGGACGGGTGCGGCGGGGAGTTGGCGGAGGTGCTCGGCGAGGCCGGGCTGCTGCCGTCGCCGCTCCACGAGCGGGTCCGCAACGTGGTGGCTTCGCCGCTGTCGGGGCTCGACGGCGCGGGCTTCGTGGACGTGCGGCCCTGGCTGACCGGGCTTGATTCCGCGCTGTGCGCCAGCTCGGTGACGCCGGGTCTGTCGGGCCGTTTCCTCTTCGCGCTGGACGACGGTCGCGGGGACGTCTCCTCGCTCGGGCCGGATGTGCTGCTGCGCGGCCTCCCCGACGGCGGCTCGGCCCAACTGGTCGTCGCGGACGCGGAGTTCGTCGTGCGGTACGAGGACGCGGCGCGGGCGGCGGTGATCGCGGCCGAGTCCTTCCTGGCGGCTGCTTCGGAAGTGACGGGACGTCGGGTCTGGCGGGTCGCCGAACTGGGCGCGCCCTTGGCCGAGTTGATATCCCGGGACTTGATGGCGGCGGGGCTGCGCATGAGCACCCCCGGGGGCTCCGCCCCGGCCCCCGCTCCTCAATCTCCCCCAGACTTCGTCCGGGGGGACCCCGAGGGGCTTGATGAGGTGACCCGCCGCTCCTGGGGCGCACGAAGTGCGACCTCAGGGGCGCGGGGAACTGCGCGACCAGCCACGACGCACGCGTCACCCGGCGACGAACCAACCACCACCAACGGCGCTGCCCCCCTCATCGCGACGGCCCCCTTCGGATCGTTCACCCCGGACCAATGGGCGGCCCTCACCGACCTCGCCTGGCGCCTCCCGCAGAGGGAACTGCGGATGACCCCCTGGCGGACCGTCGTCGTCCCCGGCGCCGGGCCCGCCGACCGCCCCGCACTGGCGGCGGCCGGCCTGATCACGGACCCCACGTCGCCCGAGGCGAGGCTCGGCGCGTGCATCGGCACCCCGGGCTGCGCCAAGTCCCGTACCGACGTACGCCGGGACGCCGAGCCCCGCCACCCCACCCTCCCCACCTACTGGTCCGGCTGCGAGCGCCGCTGCGGTCACCCGGCCGGCCCGTACCTGGACGTAACCGCGCTGCCCGACGGCACGTACCGAACGACCGAGGAAAGAGCCGAACCCCGTGTATGA
- a CDS encoding DUF6194 family protein — translation MDRIIAEVHAFDGAHVQLPTPGDGTPEIAWGDAFFFYAPDGRPPAHTQPYATIVTKNYPGDTASGLDTPDRWRLNIQVARTAPAPDLPVDPDHSAVDVVLPHPVYAAQGWICVVNPAERTTHRALSLLRDAHEAARARHERRLTADG, via the coding sequence ATGGACCGGATCATCGCCGAGGTGCACGCTTTCGACGGCGCGCACGTGCAGCTGCCCACCCCCGGGGACGGCACCCCGGAGATCGCGTGGGGCGACGCGTTCTTCTTCTACGCCCCCGACGGCCGGCCCCCGGCGCACACGCAGCCCTACGCGACGATCGTCACCAAGAACTACCCCGGCGACACCGCCTCCGGCCTCGACACCCCGGACCGCTGGCGCCTGAACATCCAGGTCGCCCGCACGGCTCCCGCCCCCGACCTGCCGGTCGACCCGGACCACAGCGCCGTCGACGTCGTCCTGCCCCACCCGGTGTACGCCGCCCAGGGCTGGATCTGCGTCGTGAACCCGGCCGAGCGCACGACGCATCGGGCCCTCTCCCTTCTCCGGGACGCGCATGAGGCCGCCCGCGCGCGGCACGAGCGGCGGCTGACGGCTGACGGCTGA
- the cobM gene encoding precorrin-4 C(11)-methyltransferase encodes MTVYFIGAGPGAADLITLRGARTLAACGVCLYAGSLVPRELLAECPQDARLVDTSQLDLDAIEREFVTAHEAGLDVARLHSGDPSVFSAVAEQIRRLEAHGIPYEIVPGVPAFAAAAAALKRELTVPTVGQTVVLTRIAQQATPMPPGEDLATLGRSGALLVLHLGARYVDRIVGELLPHYGADCPAAVVAYASRPDELVLRGTLGDIAAQVKDAGVLRTAVILVGRTLAASQFRDSHLYSTERDRHVC; translated from the coding sequence ATGACCGTCTACTTCATCGGGGCGGGCCCCGGCGCTGCCGACCTGATCACCCTGCGCGGCGCCCGCACGCTCGCCGCCTGCGGCGTCTGCCTGTACGCGGGCTCGCTCGTCCCCCGCGAACTCCTCGCGGAGTGCCCGCAGGACGCCCGCCTGGTGGACACCTCACAACTCGATCTCGACGCGATCGAGCGGGAGTTCGTGACGGCGCACGAGGCGGGCCTGGACGTGGCCCGTCTGCACTCGGGCGACCCGTCGGTGTTCAGCGCGGTGGCCGAGCAGATCCGCCGCCTCGAAGCCCACGGCATCCCGTACGAGATCGTCCCCGGCGTCCCGGCGTTCGCGGCGGCGGCGGCCGCCCTCAAGCGCGAACTGACGGTCCCCACGGTCGGCCAGACGGTCGTCCTGACCCGCATCGCCCAGCAGGCCACCCCGATGCCCCCCGGCGAGGACCTCGCCACCCTGGGCAGGAGCGGCGCCCTCCTCGTCCTCCACCTCGGCGCCCGCTACGTCGACCGCATCGTCGGCGAGCTCCTCCCGCACTACGGCGCGGACTGCCCCGCGGCGGTCGTCGCGTACGCCTCCCGCCCCGACGAACTGGTCCTGCGCGGCACCCTCGGCGACATCGCGGCCCAGGTGAAGGACGCGGGCGTCCTGCGCACCGCCGTCATCCTGGTCGGCCGCACCCTGGCCGCCTCCCAGTTCCGCGACAGCCACCTGTACTCGACGGAGCGCGACCGGCACGTGTGCTGA
- a CDS encoding precorrin-8X methylmutase, with product MYDYEKDGAAIYRESFATIRAEAAAGLAALPADVAQVAVRMIHACGQVDLVQDIGHSAGVVAKARAALRAGAPILCDAHMVASGVTRKRLPADNEVLCTLRDPRVPALAADLGTTRSAAALELWRDRLDGAVVAIGNAPTALFHLLEMLAKDDAPRPAAVLGIPVGFVGAAESKDALAVNELGLEYLIVRGRRGGSAMTAAALNAIATEEEIQA from the coding sequence GTGTATGACTACGAGAAGGACGGCGCGGCGATCTACCGCGAGTCCTTTGCCACCATCCGCGCGGAGGCCGCGGCCGGCCTCGCCGCGCTGCCCGCCGACGTCGCGCAGGTCGCGGTCCGCATGATCCACGCCTGCGGCCAGGTGGATCTCGTACAGGACATCGGCCACTCGGCCGGCGTCGTGGCGAAGGCCCGCGCCGCGCTGCGGGCCGGCGCGCCGATCCTCTGCGACGCGCACATGGTCGCGAGCGGCGTCACCCGCAAGCGTCTGCCCGCCGACAACGAGGTGCTGTGCACCCTGCGCGACCCGCGCGTCCCGGCGCTCGCCGCCGACCTGGGCACGACGCGCAGCGCCGCCGCGCTCGAACTGTGGCGGGACCGGCTGGACGGCGCGGTCGTGGCGATCGGCAACGCGCCGACCGCCCTGTTCCACCTCCTGGAGATGCTGGCGAAGGACGACGCGCCGCGCCCCGCGGCCGTGCTGGGCATCCCGGTCGGTTTCGTCGGCGCCGCCGAGTCGAAGGACGCGCTCGCGGTGAACGAGCTCGGCCTCGAGTACCTGATCGTGCGCGGCCGGCGCGGCGGCAGCGCCATGACGGCCGCCGCCCTGAACGCTATCGCGACGGAGGAGGAGATCCAGGCATGA